In a single window of the Streptomyces sp. NBC_00285 genome:
- a CDS encoding DUF742 domain-containing protein, with the protein MTPPTASHDPYAEPYEDEGDQPLVRPYAMTGGRTRPRYQLAIEALISTTADPASLMGLLPEHQRICHLCREVKSVAEVSALLAMPLGVARILVADLAEAGLVAIHQPGGDENNGGAPDVTLLERVLSGLRKL; encoded by the coding sequence ATGACCCCGCCCACCGCCTCTCATGATCCGTACGCGGAGCCGTACGAGGATGAGGGCGACCAGCCGCTGGTACGTCCGTACGCGATGACCGGCGGCCGGACCCGGCCGCGCTACCAGCTCGCCATCGAGGCTCTGATCAGCACCACGGCCGACCCGGCGTCGCTGATGGGACTCCTCCCCGAGCACCAGCGCATCTGCCACCTGTGCCGCGAGGTGAAGTCGGTCGCCGAGGTCTCGGCGCTGCTCGCCATGCCGCTCGGTGTGGCCAGGATCCTCGTCGCGGACCTCGCCGAGGCCGGCCTGGTGGCCATCCACCAGCCGGGCGGCGACGAGAACAACGGCGGCGCTCCCGATGTGACGCTGCTCGAAAGGGTGCTCAGTGGACTTCGCAAGCTCTGA
- a CDS encoding roadblock/LC7 domain-containing protein — MSQAAQNLNWLITNFVDNTPGVSHTVVVSADGLLLAMSEGFPRDRADQLAAVASGLTSLTAGASRIFEGGSVAQTVVEMERGFLFLMSVSDGSSLAVLAHPDCDIGLVGYEMALLVDRAGAVLTPDLRAELQGSLLH, encoded by the coding sequence ATGAGCCAGGCGGCACAGAACCTCAACTGGTTGATCACCAACTTCGTGGACAACACCCCAGGGGTGTCCCACACCGTCGTCGTGTCCGCCGACGGCCTCCTGCTGGCGATGTCCGAGGGTTTCCCGCGTGACCGTGCCGACCAGTTGGCGGCCGTCGCGTCAGGGCTCACCTCGCTGACAGCGGGTGCCTCTCGGATCTTCGAGGGCGGCAGCGTGGCCCAGACCGTCGTGGAGATGGAGCGGGGATTCCTCTTCCTCATGTCCGTCTCGGACGGTTCCTCGCTCGCGGTCCTCGCGCACCCGGACTGCGACATCGGCCTCGTCGGTTACGAGATGGCACTGCTGGTCGACCGCGCTGGGGCAGTGCTCACGCCGGATCTGCGAGCCGAGCTGCAAGGCAGTCTGCTCCACTGA
- a CDS encoding sensor histidine kinase, with the protein MQGRFKRDGSASAEPERHSGTGPNAGGPSAQHAQNPGQAASSDSGSGPGRLGPSVSTGPAAPATPPVKPPKSQSGPGSRMALRNWRISTRLVSLLALPVVAATSLGALRINDSMDDIQQLDNMKLLTEMTKQATELAAALQEERDQSAGPLAHDSTASNITVKGYRNKTDRAATNFINTAEDIDTSSQDGNLQGVRDSLVGLVRDLDTLSSIRSDAFESKGNATQTVESYHRLITHLLDLSQDMAEATSNPEMIQRTRALSAFSSAKEYASSQRAILAAALPASNKTVGSLSDTDRLYGQGALDSEASELSTFRSIYGDNDAEQLLQPIEDGNSNIEASEQYAGRAFGRADGLADLDKRSYKDWVDDSSTKIQEMGRIEHTLLEDMEQKARELRNASEREAIISGALILLVLGVSLVGAFVVARSMIRSLRRLQETATKVAQDRLPELVKQLSESDPQDVDTSVESVGVHSRDEIGRVAAAFDDVHREAVRLAAEQALLRGNVNAMFTNLSRRSQGLIQRQLSLISELESREADPDQLSSLFKLDHLATRMRRNGENLLVLAGEEPGRRWTRPVPLVDVLRAAASEVEQYERIELSSVPTTEVAGRVVNDLVHLLAELLENATSFSSPQTKVKVTGHALPDGRVLIEIHDTGIGLSPEDLAAINERLASPPTVDVSVSRRMGLFVVGRLSQRHGIRIQLRPSDSGGTTALVMLPVDVAQGGKKPQPKPGQGIPGVPASAQAAAGVAGARRGNGPGGGALGGAPGGAGGGALGAGAPSGGRLNAGQGPRAALPGTGQGGRPGAPGGPRGPQGPGMPPQGRPAPAGAGAGFGGQAPGAPQGLQAAGTGGPGQDAFNTQDAFSGQDAFGGGQDAFGGRGTVPPQPQSPNAGKAPEQSRRRRPQLPGRGGPRAELPGGNNPQPRTPSWSDDNAQPPVPRASLDVPRGHDEQDPAATSRMPRIDEHHSPANAAGTSEFPRPDFNTPQNTGQFPRPGANGPQNSGQFPRPGTNAPQDTGQFVRTDIFATPPAGQNGGSRDTGQFASPQAYDSGSTGQFPVPGYDGGSTGQHSLPGRQDPASTGQFDRPQTNGADFGAPRPPMPPRPQQRPARQEPEALPPASGPGDGRTPLYDTLETNWFHGGPQGQEQPSNGTGSSPASAPHQEPAAPLSPAAAPQRPAASGGWRSSPNDDLVRQAERVRQPAAGGVTTSGLPRRVPRANLVPGTAQQQQHQTGPQVSRSPDDVRGRLTNLRRGIAQGRQVGGNGQTGSFPNPTHQQER; encoded by the coding sequence GTGCAGGGACGTTTCAAGAGGGATGGCAGCGCTTCGGCCGAGCCGGAGCGGCACAGCGGGACCGGCCCCAACGCAGGCGGTCCCTCCGCCCAGCACGCCCAGAACCCGGGCCAGGCCGCGTCCAGTGACAGCGGTTCCGGCCCCGGGCGCCTCGGCCCGTCGGTGTCCACGGGCCCAGCGGCCCCGGCCACGCCACCGGTGAAGCCCCCGAAGAGTCAGAGCGGCCCCGGATCGCGCATGGCCCTGCGCAACTGGCGCATCTCCACGCGCCTGGTGTCGCTGCTCGCGCTCCCCGTGGTGGCAGCCACCTCGCTGGGCGCGCTGCGCATCAACGACTCCATGGACGACATCCAGCAGCTCGACAACATGAAGCTGCTGACGGAGATGACGAAGCAGGCCACCGAGCTGGCCGCCGCACTCCAGGAGGAGCGCGACCAGTCGGCCGGCCCGCTGGCGCACGACTCCACCGCGAGCAACATCACGGTCAAGGGCTACCGGAACAAGACGGACCGGGCCGCGACCAACTTCATCAACACCGCCGAGGACATCGACACCTCGAGCCAGGACGGCAATCTCCAGGGCGTCCGCGACAGCCTCGTCGGGCTGGTCCGCGACCTGGACACACTGAGCAGCATTCGCAGCGACGCCTTCGAGAGCAAGGGCAACGCCACGCAGACGGTGGAGTCGTACCACCGTCTGATCACCCACCTGCTGGACCTCTCCCAGGACATGGCCGAGGCCACCAGCAACCCGGAGATGATCCAGCGCACGCGTGCCCTGTCGGCCTTCTCCTCCGCGAAGGAGTACGCGTCCAGCCAGCGTGCGATCCTCGCGGCGGCGCTGCCCGCGTCCAACAAGACGGTGGGCAGCCTCTCCGACACGGACCGGCTGTACGGCCAGGGCGCGCTCGACAGTGAGGCGTCCGAGCTCAGCACCTTCCGGAGCATCTACGGCGACAACGACGCCGAGCAGCTCCTGCAGCCCATCGAGGACGGCAACTCGAACATCGAGGCCTCCGAGCAGTACGCGGGCCGGGCTTTCGGCCGGGCGGACGGTCTTGCCGACCTGGACAAGCGCTCCTACAAGGACTGGGTCGACGACAGCTCGACCAAGATCCAGGAGATGGGCCGTATCGAGCACACGCTGCTCGAGGACATGGAGCAGAAGGCTCGCGAGCTGCGCAACGCGTCCGAGCGCGAGGCGATCATCTCCGGTGCGCTGATCCTGCTCGTGCTGGGTGTCTCCCTGGTCGGCGCCTTCGTCGTCGCCCGGTCCATGATCCGCTCGCTGCGCCGCCTCCAGGAGACGGCCACCAAGGTCGCCCAGGACCGGCTGCCCGAGCTGGTCAAGCAGCTGTCCGAGTCCGACCCGCAGGACGTCGACACGTCCGTGGAGTCGGTCGGTGTGCACTCCCGGGACGAGATCGGCCGGGTGGCCGCGGCCTTCGACGACGTGCACCGCGAGGCGGTCCGCCTCGCCGCCGAGCAGGCCCTGCTGCGGGGCAACGTCAACGCGATGTTCACCAACCTCTCGCGCCGCTCCCAGGGCCTCATCCAGCGTCAGCTGTCGCTCATCTCCGAGCTGGAGTCCCGCGAGGCCGACCCGGACCAGCTGTCCTCGCTGTTCAAGCTCGACCACCTCGCGACCCGCATGCGCCGTAACGGCGAGAACCTCCTCGTCCTCGCCGGTGAGGAGCCCGGCCGCCGCTGGACCCGTCCGGTCCCGCTGGTCGACGTGCTCCGCGCCGCCGCCTCCGAGGTGGAGCAGTACGAGCGCATCGAGCTGTCGTCGGTCCCCACCACCGAGGTCGCCGGCCGCGTGGTCAACGACCTCGTGCACCTGCTCGCCGAGCTGCTGGAGAACGCCACGTCGTTCTCCTCCCCGCAGACCAAGGTCAAGGTCACCGGTCACGCGCTGCCCGACGGCCGCGTCCTGATCGAGATCCACGACACCGGCATCGGCCTCTCCCCCGAGGACCTCGCCGCGATCAACGAGCGGCTCGCCTCGCCGCCCACCGTGGACGTGTCCGTCTCCCGCCGCATGGGTCTGTTCGTGGTCGGCCGCCTGTCGCAGCGCCACGGCATCCGCATCCAGCTTCGCCCGTCCGACTCCGGTGGTACGACCGCGCTGGTCATGCTGCCCGTCGATGTCGCCCAGGGCGGCAAGAAGCCCCAGCCGAAGCCCGGTCAGGGCATCCCCGGTGTTCCCGCCTCGGCTCAGGCCGCGGCCGGTGTCGCCGGGGCCCGCCGTGGCAACGGCCCGGGTGGCGGTGCCCTCGGCGGCGCGCCCGGCGGTGCGGGCGGTGGCGCTCTCGGCGCCGGTGCCCCCTCGGGCGGTCGCCTCAACGCCGGTCAGGGACCGCGCGCCGCGCTGCCCGGCACCGGCCAGGGCGGTCGTCCCGGTGCGCCGGGCGGACCGCGTGGACCGCAGGGTCCGGGTATGCCTCCGCAGGGCCGGCCCGCTCCGGCCGGCGCGGGTGCCGGGTTCGGTGGCCAGGCTCCGGGCGCCCCGCAGGGCCTCCAGGCCGCGGGCACCGGTGGACCGGGGCAGGACGCCTTCAACACCCAGGACGCCTTCAGCGGTCAGGACGCTTTCGGTGGTGGCCAGGACGCGTTCGGCGGCCGGGGCACCGTACCCCCGCAGCCGCAGTCCCCGAACGCCGGCAAGGCTCCCGAGCAGAGCCGGCGCCGTCGGCCGCAGCTGCCGGGTCGCGGTGGTCCGCGGGCCGAGCTGCCGGGCGGCAACAACCCGCAGCCCCGCACGCCCAGTTGGAGCGACGACAACGCGCAGCCCCCGGTGCCGCGCGCCTCCCTCGACGTCCCGCGCGGTCACGACGAGCAGGACCCGGCCGCCACGTCCCGCATGCCGCGGATCGACGAGCACCACAGTCCGGCGAACGCGGCCGGCACGTCGGAGTTCCCGCGCCCGGACTTCAACACCCCGCAGAACACCGGCCAGTTCCCGCGGCCGGGTGCGAACGGTCCCCAGAACTCCGGCCAGTTCCCGCGGCCGGGCACGAACGCCCCGCAGGACACCGGTCAGTTCGTCCGCACGGACATCTTCGCCACCCCGCCGGCCGGGCAGAACGGCGGCTCTCGGGACACCGGGCAGTTCGCGAGCCCGCAGGCGTACGACAGCGGCTCGACGGGCCAGTTCCCGGTGCCGGGCTACGACGGCGGTTCCACCGGGCAGCATTCCCTGCCTGGCCGTCAGGACCCCGCGTCCACCGGCCAGTTCGACCGCCCCCAGACCAACGGTGCCGACTTCGGTGCCCCGCGGCCGCCGATGCCGCCACGTCCGCAGCAGCGGCCCGCCCGCCAGGAGCCGGAGGCGCTGCCGCCGGCCTCGGGCCCCGGCGACGGTCGTACGCCGCTGTACGACACGCTGGAGACCAACTGGTTCCACGGCGGCCCGCAGGGACAGGAGCAGCCGTCCAACGGCACCGGCTCCTCCCCCGCGTCGGCCCCGCACCAGGAACCGGCGGCTCCGTTGAGTCCTGCCGCCGCTCCGCAGAGGCCCGCGGCCTCCGGGGGCTGGCGCAGCTCACCCAATGACGACCTCGTCCGGCAGGCGGAGCGTGTGCGCCAGCCGGCCGCGGGCGGTGTCACCACGTCCGGTCTGCCGCGCCGGGTGCCCAGGGCGAATCTCGTCCCGGGTACGGCTCAGCAGCAACAGCACCAAACCGGTCCGCAGGTCTCGCGTTCGCCTGACGACGTTCGCGGCCGGCTGACCAATCTCCGTCGGGGTATCGCACAAGGTCGTCAGGTCGGCGGTAACGGCCAGACGGGCAGCTTCCCGAACCCCACTCACCAGCAGGAGCGTTAG